Genomic segment of Parageobacillus genomosp. 1:
TTTTGCCGTTTCCTTTGTTGTTCGGTGCAGTTCTTCCGCGAAAGATACTGCCCTTTTCCTCGCTCGTTTGTATTTTAACAAAATTGTCACAACTTTTCTAGATGGTATTTTATAGCTGAATATCGGCCGAATGAATATAATGGATATGATTGTCTTCATCCTTAAGCATCAGCAGCCCCTCGTCAGTAATGCCGAGAGCGGTTCCTTTTATGGAGCCGTTTAACGTGCGCGCCGTAATTTTTTTACCGATGCTGACGGCATATCCTTCCCATAACAGCTTAATTGGACGGAATCCATGCTGCAAATATTGATGGTACAACCGCTCGAGCTGCAGCAACACTTCCTGCACGAGCCGCGCGCGCTTGATCCGTTCACCCTTTTCAATAGCAAGCGATGTCGCGACGGAGCGAATGTCCTCCGGAAACTGCTCGATCGTTTGGTTGACGTTCACGCCGATGCCGATAATGACGGAATGAACGCGGTCCGGATCCGCCTGCAGCTCCGTTAAAATGCCGACACATTTTTTGCCGTTCAATAAAATATCGTTCGGCCATTTAATATCAGGAACCATGCCGGTTACTTGCTGAATCGCCTGGCAGATGGCTACCGCGGTTAACAACGTCAGCTGCGGCGCCTTTTGCGGTGGAATCGGCGGGCGTAAAATAAGGCTCATCCAGATGCCCGTCCCTTTTGGCGAAAACCATTTGCGGTCCATGCGGCCGCGCCCCGCTGTCTGCTGCTCGGCAATAACAAGCGTTCCCTCTTTCGCCCCATCATAGGCAAGCTTTAAGGCAATTTTTTGCGTGGAATCGACTTCTTCCACAAAATGAACGAAATGACCAAACGTTTTCGTCTTGAGACCGAGCTGAATTTCATTGGCGGTCACTTTATCGGGAGTGTTGACGATCCGGTAGCCGAGACGGCGCACCGCCTCGAGTTCAAATCCTTCTTTGCGCAGCTCTTCGATATGCTTCCACACAGCGGCGCGCGAACAGCCAAGTATTTCGCTAATTTTTTGCCCGGAAATAAAATCGCCGTTCGCTTCCGCAAATAGCTCTAATAATTTTTTTCTTGTATCCGATTGCGATCCATGAGCCATTCGTAAATCCGCTCCTTATGATTATCTACTTCTCCATGAATCACGGCGTGCTCAATTGCGGTAAGCATTTCTTTTACCCAAGGGCCGCCCGGTTTTTCGAACCATTCAATCAAATCCTTTCCGCTTACAGCCAGCTCGTTTTTTGTTTTAATCGGAAGAACCGCAAACATCTCGTTTAATATTTGGCGATGCTTTTCGGCTGGCTCTCCGCTTATCACCGAACGGACCGTTTCCGCGGAAATGGCATGTTCCAATCCAAAGGCAAATAGCCGCTCTTTCGTCCAGTCGCCAAACGAACGAACCTCCCGCAAAATGGATAACACTGCCTCCACTTCTTTAATCAGTCGATTCGGCAGTTTCCAAGCGCGCAAAAAGGCGTCCGCAGCATCAATTTGCAGCACTTGGCACAAAAGCCCCCAGCGCTGCCCGCGCGAGTCAAGCAAGTTCCAATCATAGCCGGCCGCCGCCTTTAGTTCATGCTCCTTATCAAGAAGCTGCGGCAGGTAGGAAAACAGCCCCGTTTCAACCAGCAAGGACAAGCCGCGGCTGGCAAACGGTCCCTCAAGCAGCTTTTCAAATTCCATCGTCATCCGCTCTACCGAAATATGAGAAAGCAGCGGGGCGTTTTCGACAATCGCCCACCTTGTTTCTTCGGCAAGAGAAAAGCCGAGCTGGCTGACAAAGCGGATCGCCCGCATCATTCGTAAAGCGTCTTCGGAAAAGCGCTGCTTTGCTTCGCCAACGGTACAAATGACCTGCTTTTTAATCGCATCTTGCCCACCAAACGGATCGATCAGCTTTCCTTCTTCGTCCATGGCAATCGCATTCATCGTAAAATCGCGGCGCTTTAAATCTTCGTAAAGAGAACGGACGAATATCACCGATTCCGGCCGGCGGTGGTCTTCGTAGTCGCCGTCGGTGCGGAACGTCGTCACTTCATACGGAGTCCCGTTATGAATAACGACGACGGTGCCGTGCTGCGAACCGATATCAATTGTTTTCGGAAACAGTTTCATCACTTCATGCGGCAGCGCGCTTGTCGCGATATCAATGTCGCCAATTTCCCGGCCGAGCAAAAGGTCGCGCACCGCCCCACCGACAAAATACGCTTCATATCCGTGCTGTTTTAGCTGGCGAATGATGCCGAGCGCTTGTTGAAAAGGTTCTCTCATGGACTCACCTCTTTGCGAGCGAAACATAAATATCTTCATACTGCCCGACAATTTCTCTCGAATGAAACTTTTTATATACGGTTTGCACCGCCTGTTTGGCCATATATGTATGAAGATGTGGATCCGTTAAAATCTGCATTGCTTTTTCTGCTATTTCTTCGACATTGCCGAGTTCGCATAAAAACCCTGTTTCCCCATCTTCAATCACTTCCGGAATGCCGCCGATCGTTGTGCCGATGCACGGCACGCCGCAAGCCATTGCTTCAAGGAGCACGAGTCCAAAACTTTCTTTTTCGGACAATAGCAACTTTACATCGCTAATCGAATATAATTCATCCAGCCTATCCTGTTTTCCTAAAAAACGCACATCCTCGTTAAGGCCAAGCTCTTCCACAAGGCGGGAGACGACCGGCATTTCCGGGCCATCGCCAACAAGCAAAAGCTTTGCCGGCAACTGTTTGCGAATAAGCGAGAATGCACGCACGACTTCAGGGACCCGTTTCACTTTGCGAAAGTTGGATACATGAATGATCACTTTTTCATTTTCGCCAATTCCGTATTCCTTTTTTAAGTAACTGACATCTTTGCGGCAATATACCCGTTCATCGACAAAATTATAGATAGTTTGGATCGGCTTTTGCACGTCAAGCAGTTCATACGTCTGGCGAACGAGCGCGTTGGAAACGGCGGTAACGACATCGGATTGTTCAATGCCGAATTTAATCATATCGCTCAGCGAAGGATCGTACCCTAAAACGGTAATATCCGTCCCATGCAATGTCGTGACAATCTTTAATTTCCCGCCGACCATCTGCCGCGCCAGCACGGCGCAAACGGCGTGCGGAACGGCATAATGGGCATGCAGCACATCGAGCTGCTCGCGTTTTGCCACTTCGGCAATTTTGTTAGCGAGCGCCAAATCGTACGGCGGGTATTGAAAAACGGAATATTGGTTGACGCTCACTTCATGATAATAAATATTGCCGTATATTTTGTTTAGGCGAAACGGCATGCTCGAAGAAATAAAGTGAATTTCATGGCCTTTTTCCGCCAGCAGTTTTCCCAACTCCGTGGCGACAACGCCCGACCCCCCTACAGTCGGGTAACAAACGATGCCTATTTTTAGCTTCATCGTCACACTCCTAGCAAATCATGGATATGAATTGGCTTTTTCGTGAAAAAGCCTTCGGCGAACATAACGCCGACTTCTTTTCCGAACAGGCGCTCACGGCTTTCGATGGTTTCAATATAACCGTTTGTAAGCGGCGTATCAACCGAACCCGCTGTCTTTGTAAATTGGCTTTCATAAGCGCGCAAACTAGCGATTTTTTTCTCGATCGTATCGCTAATATCAATAACAAAATGCGGACGTT
This window contains:
- a CDS encoding biotin--[acetyl-CoA-carboxylase] ligase; this translates as MAHGSQSDTRKKLLELFAEANGDFISGQKISEILGCSRAAVWKHIEELRKEGFELEAVRRLGYRIVNTPDKVTANEIQLGLKTKTFGHFVHFVEEVDSTQKIALKLAYDGAKEGTLVIAEQQTAGRGRMDRKWFSPKGTGIWMSLILRPPIPPQKAPQLTLLTAVAICQAIQQVTGMVPDIKWPNDILLNGKKCVGILTELQADPDRVHSVIIGIGVNVNQTIEQFPEDIRSVATSLAIEKGERIKRARLVQEVLLQLERLYHQYLQHGFRPIKLLWEGYAVSIGKKITARTLNGSIKGTALGITDEGLLMLKDEDNHIHYIHSADIQL
- a CDS encoding CCA tRNA nucleotidyltransferase, which encodes MREPFQQALGIIRQLKQHGYEAYFVGGAVRDLLLGREIGDIDIATSALPHEVMKLFPKTIDIGSQHGTVVVIHNGTPYEVTTFRTDGDYEDHRRPESVIFVRSLYEDLKRRDFTMNAIAMDEEGKLIDPFGGQDAIKKQVICTVGEAKQRFSEDALRMMRAIRFVSQLGFSLAEETRWAIVENAPLLSHISVERMTMEFEKLLEGPFASRGLSLLVETGLFSYLPQLLDKEHELKAAAGYDWNLLDSRGQRWGLLCQVLQIDAADAFLRAWKLPNRLIKEVEAVLSILREVRSFGDWTKERLFAFGLEHAISAETVRSVISGEPAEKHRQILNEMFAVLPIKTKNELAVSGKDLIEWFEKPGGPWVKEMLTAIEHAVIHGEVDNHKERIYEWLMDRNRIQEKNY
- the bshA gene encoding N-acetyl-alpha-D-glucosaminyl L-malate synthase BshA, whose product is MKLKIGIVCYPTVGGSGVVATELGKLLAEKGHEIHFISSSMPFRLNKIYGNIYYHEVSVNQYSVFQYPPYDLALANKIAEVAKREQLDVLHAHYAVPHAVCAVLARQMVGGKLKIVTTLHGTDITVLGYDPSLSDMIKFGIEQSDVVTAVSNALVRQTYELLDVQKPIQTIYNFVDERVYCRKDVSYLKKEYGIGENEKVIIHVSNFRKVKRVPEVVRAFSLIRKQLPAKLLLVGDGPEMPVVSRLVEELGLNEDVRFLGKQDRLDELYSISDVKLLLSEKESFGLVLLEAMACGVPCIGTTIGGIPEVIEDGETGFLCELGNVEEIAEKAMQILTDPHLHTYMAKQAVQTVYKKFHSREIVGQYEDIYVSLAKR